A DNA window from Carnobacterium funditum DSM 5970 contains the following coding sequences:
- a CDS encoding metallophosphoesterase family protein codes for MLHGFSEGLESEHGNYAPFTLRELRSKQYDYWALGHIHKRQQLATHPPIIYSGNTQGRNSKESGPKGCELVTLTDTKEQIDFYPTATIRWEKFELSIKGLVSLDNVYTAIQQAVMCKKSTAYNLFVSIDLKDAETLLEGIRKKITQGELLEALQQIAQDDHFVWIYQIEMVAEKKENEQYTRLFSEEWQKALLEMEEETTFNELTNSFFDYTEISDLLSSRDSSYRYKIIERAKNQVKSVLTIEGSDEIEN; via the coding sequence ATGCTTCATGGTTTTTCAGAAGGGTTAGAATCAGAACATGGTAATTATGCCCCTTTTACTTTAAGAGAGTTAAGAAGCAAACAATATGATTACTGGGCTTTAGGTCACATTCATAAACGGCAGCAATTAGCAACCCATCCTCCAATCATTTATTCAGGCAATACTCAAGGGCGAAATAGTAAAGAAAGTGGACCAAAAGGTTGTGAGTTAGTTACGTTAACAGATACTAAAGAACAGATTGATTTTTATCCAACAGCAACTATTCGCTGGGAAAAATTTGAACTATCTATTAAAGGGTTAGTAAGTTTAGATAATGTTTATACTGCTATTCAACAAGCTGTCATGTGCAAAAAAAGTACAGCGTATAATTTATTTGTTTCGATTGATTTAAAAGACGCAGAAACGTTATTAGAGGGTATTAGAAAAAAGATTACTCAAGGAGAGTTGCTAGAAGCTCTACAGCAAATTGCACAAGACGATCATTTTGTTTGGATATATCAAATCGAGATGGTAGCTGAAAAAAAAGAAAATGAACAGTATACGCGGCTTTTTTCAGAAGAATGGCAAAAAGCACTTTTAGAAATGGAAGAAGAAACAACGTTTAATGAATTAACAAACTCTTTTTTTGACTACACAGAAATATCAGATTTGCTTAGTTCAAGAGACTCCTCATACAGGTATAAGATAATTGAACGTGCAAAAAATCAAGTTAAATCTGTGTTAACTATTGAAGGAAGTGATGAAATTGAAAATTAA
- a CDS encoding PBP1A family penicillin-binding protein, which yields MKAKDFFKKVGFYLTAIWQKLKPQIKKFLKSFKKIWKKFHATKILILMILLASLFSSSYLLYLAKTSNVSTLKAGLEQTTTVYDIDGDEAGTLYSHKGSFIPLDDISPSIQATVISTEDKRFYDHKGFDVIGIARSAVGFVLNGGKISGGGSTISQQLAKNAYLTLDQTLIRKLKELFLAIEIEKQYTKNEILEMYLNNAYFGNGVWGVEDASHKYFGKNASDVSLTEAATIAGMLKAPTTYNPRDNLDNALSRRNIVIDLLIKNKGVSQKKGEAAKNETLQLMDDYQQNNGYQYPYYFDAVIEEAINKYGLNEEEILNKGYKIYTSLNQNYQSRMDQTYENDWLFSDASDGTLVQSGSVAMNPKTGGIYAIIGGRGEHTFRGFNRATQIKRQPGSIMKPLAVYTPALESGYEIDSILKDEKKSYGSDDYTPENYNLNYAGEVPMYQALAQSLNAPAVWLLDQIGLEKGIKKVEDFGIPVQEKDKYLGLALGGTTGGVSPLQMASAYTVFSNAGLRSEGFFITKIVDATGAIIVDNTEHKTKKVTSPEIAEKMTSMLLGVFTNGTASNNAPEGYEIAGKTGSTEVTFNDSGGTTDQWTVGYTPDIVVATWIGFDETDENHYMGTGSSTGVGPLFQLQMQNILPKTPETAFGTTSAETIVDSQKENDSSQWQENLQENIGQWGEQFKEGLNQLKDKTGNLLERFNNR from the coding sequence ATGAAAGCAAAAGATTTTTTCAAAAAAGTTGGATTTTATCTAACTGCGATATGGCAAAAGTTAAAACCTCAAATTAAAAAATTTCTGAAAAGCTTTAAAAAAATATGGAAAAAGTTTCATGCAACTAAAATCCTCATTCTTATGATTTTATTAGCTTCTTTATTTAGTAGTAGTTATTTATTGTATTTAGCAAAAACCTCAAACGTTTCGACATTAAAAGCTGGACTTGAACAAACAACAACGGTATATGATATCGACGGAGATGAAGCGGGTACGCTTTATTCACATAAAGGGTCATTTATACCGCTAGATGATATTTCACCTTCAATCCAGGCAACGGTAATCTCAACTGAAGATAAACGATTCTATGACCATAAAGGCTTTGATGTTATCGGGATAGCTCGTTCAGCAGTAGGTTTTGTACTAAATGGAGGAAAGATAAGTGGTGGCGGCAGTACCATAAGCCAACAACTAGCAAAAAATGCTTATTTAACACTAGATCAAACGTTAATAAGAAAACTAAAAGAATTATTTTTAGCGATTGAAATTGAAAAACAATATACAAAGAATGAAATATTAGAAATGTATTTGAATAACGCTTATTTTGGCAATGGTGTTTGGGGAGTAGAAGATGCTTCGCATAAATACTTCGGGAAAAATGCTAGCGATGTTTCTTTGACTGAAGCGGCTACAATAGCCGGAATGCTAAAAGCACCAACTACCTATAATCCACGAGACAACCTAGATAATGCACTATCAAGACGTAATATCGTCATAGATTTATTAATAAAAAATAAAGGCGTTTCACAAAAAAAAGGTGAAGCAGCAAAAAATGAAACCTTGCAACTAATGGACGATTATCAACAAAATAATGGTTATCAGTACCCTTATTATTTTGATGCAGTCATTGAAGAAGCCATAAATAAATATGGTTTAAATGAAGAGGAGATATTAAACAAAGGCTATAAAATATATACCTCACTAAATCAAAATTATCAATCAAGAATGGATCAAACCTATGAAAATGATTGGCTTTTTTCTGATGCTTCAGACGGAACGTTAGTACAAAGTGGCTCTGTTGCAATGAACCCTAAAACTGGCGGTATTTATGCTATTATAGGGGGACGAGGTGAACATACCTTTAGAGGGTTCAATCGAGCGACTCAAATCAAACGACAACCCGGTTCAATTATGAAACCATTGGCCGTTTATACTCCTGCCTTAGAATCTGGTTATGAAATCGATTCTATCTTAAAAGATGAAAAAAAATCTTATGGCTCAGATGATTATACACCAGAGAATTATAATCTTAACTATGCTGGAGAAGTTCCAATGTATCAAGCTTTAGCTCAAAGTTTAAATGCACCTGCCGTTTGGCTTTTAGATCAAATAGGTTTGGAAAAAGGAATAAAAAAAGTAGAAGATTTCGGTATACCAGTTCAAGAAAAAGACAAGTACCTTGGATTAGCTCTTGGTGGCACAACAGGAGGAGTATCCCCTCTTCAGATGGCTAGTGCATACACGGTTTTTTCAAATGCTGGATTACGTAGCGAAGGGTTCTTTATTACTAAAATTGTCGATGCAACAGGAGCGATAATTGTCGATAATACGGAGCATAAAACAAAAAAAGTCACTTCGCCTGAAATAGCTGAGAAGATGACGAGTATGCTATTGGGTGTATTTACAAATGGAACAGCTAGTAATAACGCACCAGAGGGCTATGAGATAGCTGGAAAAACAGGTAGTACAGAAGTAACCTTTAATGATTCTGGTGGGACTACAGACCAATGGACAGTAGGATATACTCCAGATATCGTGGTTGCTACGTGGATTGGCTTTGATGAAACCGATGAAAACCATTATATGGGAACAGGTAGCTCAACAGGAGTAGGTCCGTTGTTTCAATTACAAATGCAAAACATCCTCCCAAAAACACCTGAAACTGCATTTGGTACGACAAGTGCCGAAACAATTGTAGATTCACAAAAAGAAAACGACTCTTCTCAATGGCAAGAGAATCTCCAAGAAAATATTGGTCAATGGGGAGAACAATTCAAAGAAGGACTAAATCAGTTGAAAGATAAAACAGGTAATTTGTTAGAGCGTTTTAACAATCGTTGA
- a CDS encoding YlbF family regulator, with translation MNNIYDTANKLEQELRETEAYSDLKVAFSTVKADSEANEVFQKFQEVQMKLQQKQMSGEEILEEEINEAQEMALKSGENNLIKDLMDAEQKLSTLVDDLNRIIMKPVQDIYQG, from the coding sequence ATGAACAACATTTATGATACAGCAAACAAACTTGAACAAGAATTAAGAGAAACGGAAGCTTATTCAGACTTGAAAGTAGCCTTTTCAACTGTGAAAGCTGATTCTGAAGCCAACGAAGTTTTTCAAAAATTTCAAGAGGTTCAAATGAAATTACAACAAAAACAAATGTCTGGTGAAGAAATTTTAGAAGAAGAAATTAATGAAGCACAAGAAATGGCTTTAAAATCAGGTGAAAATAATCTGATTAAAGATTTAATGGATGCAGAACAAAAATTAAGTACATTAGTTGATGACTTAAACCGTATTATTATGAAACCAGTACAAGATATCTACCAGGGTTAA
- a CDS encoding metallophosphoesterase family protein, producing MVQFIHGADLHLDSPFIGLKSMPEFVWQAIYRSTFESLSQLVNVAIEKKVDFVCLVGDIYDSDDRSVKAQAFFRNEMERLNEKEIPVYLSHGNHDYIGNQGLHLEMPKNVIIFGENPETYWVTTKKNEKVAITGFSYMKRWIKERKIKDYPKKIMKRTFKSVCFMVFQKG from the coding sequence ATGGTTCAATTCATTCACGGTGCTGATTTGCACTTAGATAGTCCTTTTATTGGTTTGAAATCAATGCCCGAATTTGTTTGGCAAGCAATTTATCGTTCGACCTTTGAGTCACTATCTCAATTAGTAAATGTAGCTATTGAAAAGAAGGTTGATTTTGTATGCCTCGTTGGTGATATTTATGATAGTGATGATCGTAGTGTCAAAGCTCAAGCTTTTTTTAGAAATGAAATGGAGCGATTAAATGAAAAAGAGATTCCAGTTTATTTATCACATGGTAACCATGATTACATAGGAAACCAGGGGTTACACTTGGAAATGCCAAAGAATGTAATTATTTTTGGTGAAAATCCTGAAACCTATTGGGTAACGACAAAAAAAAATGAAAAAGTTGCTATAACAGGTTTTAGTTATATGAAACGTTGGATAAAAGAAAGAAAAATAAAAGACTACCCTAAAAAAATAATGAAGCGGACTTTCAAATCGGTATGCTTCATGGTTTTTCAGAAGGGTTAG
- a CDS encoding 3'-5' exoribonuclease YhaM family protein, translating to MEKKLFEYSVDEAFELYLLIKSADIRVAKNGKKFIAFTFQDTSGQMDGKFWDASEAEIASLTAGKVINISGKRELYQGNPQIKIFKLRATKGGEPNSPELFIERAPLKKEVMMEELNETLFEITNANMNRIVRYLLNHYQKDFFQFPAAKRFHHAFVGGLAFHTISMLRMAKTIADQYEEINKPLLYSGIILHDLGKVIELSGPISTEYTLEGNLLGHIVIVDELITKACQSLKIDDKSEDVLLLKHMVLSHHGKLDYGSPVRPKLRESEILFMIDNLDATITMLNSSLSRTEPGEFTERLFGLDNRVFYKPLGSDNEKIEEE from the coding sequence ATGGAAAAGAAATTATTTGAATATAGTGTAGATGAAGCTTTTGAACTATACTTATTAATTAAATCCGCAGATATACGTGTAGCAAAAAACGGCAAAAAATTTATTGCATTTACTTTTCAAGACACAAGCGGACAAATGGATGGGAAATTTTGGGATGCATCAGAAGCAGAGATTGCTTCATTGACTGCTGGAAAAGTAATCAATATATCTGGAAAAAGAGAGTTGTATCAAGGTAATCCTCAAATAAAAATTTTTAAATTAAGAGCGACAAAAGGTGGAGAACCCAATAGTCCTGAATTATTTATTGAGCGGGCGCCCTTAAAGAAAGAAGTCATGATGGAAGAACTAAACGAAACTCTTTTTGAAATAACAAATGCTAATATGAATAGAATTGTTCGTTATTTGTTGAACCACTATCAAAAAGACTTCTTTCAATTTCCAGCAGCTAAAAGATTTCACCATGCTTTTGTTGGAGGACTAGCTTTCCACACCATATCAATGTTAAGGATGGCTAAAACAATTGCGGATCAATATGAGGAAATCAATAAACCATTATTGTATTCAGGAATTATTTTACATGATTTAGGAAAAGTTATTGAATTATCCGGACCTATCTCAACAGAATATACATTAGAAGGAAATTTATTAGGCCATATCGTTATTGTTGATGAGCTTATCACTAAAGCTTGTCAATCATTAAAAATAGACGATAAAAGTGAAGATGTTCTTTTATTAAAACATATGGTCTTGTCTCATCACGGAAAATTAGACTACGGATCGCCTGTAAGACCTAAATTGAGGGAATCAGAAATTCTATTTATGATAGATAACCTAGATGCTACAATCACTATGTTGAATAGCAGTTTAAGTAGAACAGAACCCGGAGAATTTACTGAACGACTATTCGGATTAGATAATCGGGTCTTTTACAAACCACTAGGTAGTGATAATGAGAAGATTGAAGAAGAATAA
- a CDS encoding ATP-binding protein: MKIKSIEIYGFGKWIDKKIENIEQVQLFYGENEAGKTTLMAFIHSILFGFPSKQNSDLRYEPKTTSQYGGKLLIEDDLYGEISIERIKGKANGKVTVTLPSGETGSDKLLEKLVYGIDKTTYQALFSFNLFGIQKIQRMNKAKLNRYFLSVGSLGNEHLLKLADKFQTEAGKLYKQTGRVPEINKKIREVENKKQQLRIAKGKNNQYTHIYSEKEKYEQEIEKIKDARSENETHLEQLSRLAVNWNHFSEILAIQEDIRKNNIKNMPQDGLFQLNHLNQSIDQLRATMMQEKERSKQAMEKSHLTKAQSLFIERKNDIQRIVSSIDSTKSILQEKEFLEREVKKESEQVMRGKLQLGLNIGQRIPLRQTTTQKENYQNLYQSVLEKERKLKEAIEKKTFLIYQQNSLSEQLDKIEPEIWDNQLFQETEKRYQQSENQEYNRDQFLMNKKIKSKEKNKRLKTSLTGLLGVVLGISGFITEGQIGSFVALIGIAIVGVTNLLYFIKKSKKETSDKKDNDILKNTYADYIKQIELRKQWRAQLAEYDQVVMESKQTQETIEKYTNQNKELTNKLSQIIVNNGYPENMTIESLVNQEDLFDSLRERVQAVDEKEELLEKISEQLSQWKKQVQFLESVILVDWEHFPSVLSGINQFYQDSLVDEQTFLVIQKEEEARQEQMKKIVYEQRNFEKQRVVLFESVEAKNEEDFRKKFVLFDEWKRKKARLQLLEQQVSEDIKLLEQFRDQEDLLGQIEKIKKAIQLHRVSEEQLINKRIKKELALKELEKGGEYSILLQEYANLKSELQELVDKWSTYKVAAELIERAMTHARKNRFPETIQDTTKFFELLTKGQYKKVLLKEEKIEVQRQDGAIFDTSELSQGTAEQLYVALRFAFVKNANDIVPLPIMIDDGFVNFDQSRRLQMIELIQQMSKTTQVFYFTFDQQFLTKFRKEQIEML; encoded by the coding sequence TTGAAAATTAAATCAATAGAAATTTACGGATTTGGCAAGTGGATTGATAAAAAAATTGAAAACATAGAACAAGTCCAGTTATTTTATGGCGAGAATGAAGCAGGTAAAACAACTTTAATGGCTTTTATTCATAGTATACTATTTGGTTTTCCCTCGAAACAAAATTCAGATTTGCGCTATGAACCTAAAACTACTAGTCAATATGGAGGAAAGCTACTAATAGAAGACGACTTATACGGAGAAATCAGTATTGAGCGAATAAAAGGTAAGGCAAATGGAAAAGTGACCGTTACATTACCAAGTGGTGAAACAGGTTCAGATAAATTATTAGAAAAGTTAGTTTATGGTATAGATAAAACGACTTATCAGGCTTTATTTTCATTCAATCTTTTTGGGATACAAAAGATTCAACGAATGAATAAAGCTAAATTAAATCGCTATTTTTTAAGTGTGGGAAGTTTAGGTAATGAGCATCTTTTAAAACTAGCGGATAAATTTCAAACAGAAGCTGGTAAGCTTTACAAGCAGACTGGACGAGTCCCTGAAATAAATAAAAAAATTAGAGAAGTTGAAAACAAAAAACAACAACTTCGAATAGCAAAAGGGAAAAATAATCAATACACACACATATATTCTGAAAAAGAAAAATATGAACAAGAAATAGAAAAAATAAAAGATGCACGAAGTGAAAACGAAACTCACTTAGAGCAACTAAGTCGCCTAGCCGTTAACTGGAACCATTTTTCAGAAATACTAGCGATTCAAGAAGATATAAGGAAAAATAATATCAAAAACATGCCTCAAGATGGTTTGTTTCAACTTAATCATTTAAATCAATCAATTGATCAACTTAGAGCAACAATGATGCAAGAAAAAGAACGTTCTAAACAAGCCATGGAAAAAAGTCACTTGACGAAAGCGCAATCTTTATTTATAGAACGAAAAAATGATATCCAAAGAATAGTATCTTCAATAGATAGTACAAAATCTATTTTACAAGAAAAAGAATTTCTTGAACGAGAAGTAAAAAAAGAATCCGAGCAAGTGATGCGTGGTAAACTTCAACTAGGTTTGAATATTGGACAACGGATTCCATTACGTCAGACAACAACGCAAAAAGAAAATTATCAAAACCTCTATCAATCTGTTTTGGAAAAGGAACGTAAATTAAAGGAAGCAATAGAAAAAAAGACCTTTCTGATCTATCAGCAAAATTCGTTATCAGAGCAATTAGATAAGATTGAACCTGAGATATGGGACAATCAATTATTTCAAGAAACGGAAAAAAGATATCAACAGTCAGAAAATCAGGAATATAATCGAGATCAGTTCTTGATGAACAAAAAAATTAAGTCTAAAGAGAAAAATAAACGTTTGAAAACTAGCTTAACTGGATTATTAGGAGTAGTACTAGGAATTTCAGGTTTTATAACTGAAGGACAGATTGGTTCTTTCGTTGCCTTGATAGGGATAGCAATCGTTGGAGTAACAAACTTACTGTATTTTATAAAAAAATCTAAAAAAGAAACAAGTGACAAAAAAGATAACGATATCTTGAAAAACACTTATGCAGATTATATTAAACAAATTGAATTACGTAAGCAATGGCGTGCTCAGTTAGCTGAATATGATCAAGTGGTAATGGAGTCCAAGCAAACACAAGAAACGATAGAAAAATATACAAATCAAAATAAAGAATTAACGAACAAGTTGAGCCAAATCATAGTGAATAATGGTTACCCTGAAAATATGACGATAGAAAGTTTAGTGAATCAAGAAGATCTTTTTGATTCTTTACGTGAGCGAGTCCAAGCTGTGGATGAAAAAGAGGAATTGTTAGAAAAAATATCTGAACAGTTGTCACAATGGAAAAAACAGGTGCAATTTCTGGAGTCGGTAATTTTAGTTGATTGGGAACACTTTCCATCTGTTCTATCAGGTATTAATCAATTTTACCAAGATTCTCTAGTGGATGAACAGACCTTTTTAGTCATACAAAAAGAAGAAGAAGCTAGACAAGAGCAAATGAAAAAAATAGTATACGAACAGAGAAATTTTGAAAAGCAAAGAGTAGTGTTATTCGAATCTGTTGAGGCAAAAAATGAAGAGGATTTTCGCAAAAAATTTGTTCTTTTTGATGAATGGAAGCGGAAAAAGGCTCGTTTGCAGTTATTGGAACAACAAGTTTCAGAAGATATTAAGTTATTAGAACAGTTCCGAGACCAAGAAGATCTATTGGGACAAATTGAAAAAATAAAAAAAGCTATTCAACTTCATAGAGTAAGTGAAGAACAGCTAATTAATAAAAGAATTAAGAAAGAATTGGCTTTGAAAGAACTAGAAAAAGGTGGAGAGTATTCTATCTTGCTACAGGAGTATGCAAATCTCAAAAGTGAGTTACAAGAATTAGTAGATAAATGGAGTACGTACAAAGTTGCCGCTGAATTAATTGAGCGTGCGATGACACATGCACGTAAAAATCGATTTCCTGAAACAATCCAAGATACAACAAAATTTTTTGAACTGTTAACTAAAGGTCAATATAAAAAAGTCCTATTAAAAGAAGAAAAAATAGAAGTTCAAAGACAGGACGGAGCCATTTTTGATACTTCAGAGCTATCTCAAGGTACAGCTGAACAGTTGTATGTGGCTCTAAGATTTGCTTTTGTTAAAAATGCGAATGACATTGTACCATTACCGATTATGATTGATGATGGATTTGTAAATTTTGATCAATCGCGCAGATTGCAAATGATAGAATTGATTCAGCAGATGAGCAAAACGACCCAAGTTTTTTATTTCACATTTGATCAACAATTCTTAACTAAATTTCGAAAAGAACAGATAGAGATGTTATAA
- a CDS encoding peptidylprolyl isomerase, producing the protein MKKIILTTATILAGLTIAGCADNTVASSTAGKISQDELYEAMKTNVGSSTLQQLIIKDVLTEKYGETITDKKVNDEYTTQEESYGGSDAFKNVLASSGFTDASYKDTIRLNLLIEEAVKGNSEFTDKEVKAAYDAFTPPMTVSHILVEDEAKAKELITELNDGADFATLAKENSTDTNTAEKGGELTFSTGEMVPEFEEAANKLEEGKMTTEPVKSEYGYHIIKMDKKSEKGSLEEERKTIEEQLLQDKLADSAAVQSILSKIMQDANVVINDSDLSTAMDSYLKKADTSAKESEKTEPAADSESAK; encoded by the coding sequence ATGAAAAAAATTATTTTAACAACTGCAACTATTTTAGCTGGTTTAACTATTGCCGGATGTGCAGACAATACAGTTGCCTCTTCAACTGCTGGTAAAATTTCACAAGATGAACTTTATGAAGCCATGAAAACAAATGTTGGATCTTCTACTCTACAACAACTAATTATTAAAGATGTTTTAACAGAAAAATATGGTGAAACAATCACAGACAAAAAAGTAAATGATGAGTATACAACTCAAGAAGAATCTTATGGTGGCTCTGACGCATTTAAAAATGTTCTTGCTTCTTCAGGATTTACAGATGCTTCATACAAAGATACTATACGTTTAAACTTGCTAATTGAAGAAGCCGTAAAAGGAAATTCTGAATTTACTGATAAAGAAGTGAAAGCAGCATATGATGCTTTTACGCCTCCAATGACTGTTTCTCATATTCTTGTTGAAGATGAAGCAAAAGCAAAAGAATTGATTACTGAATTAAATGATGGTGCTGATTTTGCTACTCTTGCAAAAGAAAACTCTACAGATACAAATACTGCTGAAAAGGGTGGAGAATTAACTTTTTCAACAGGAGAAATGGTTCCAGAATTTGAAGAAGCAGCTAACAAGCTAGAAGAAGGTAAAATGACTACTGAACCGGTAAAATCTGAATATGGTTACCATATCATAAAAATGGATAAAAAATCTGAAAAAGGTTCATTAGAAGAAGAACGTAAAACAATAGAAGAACAATTGTTACAAGATAAATTAGCAGACAGTGCTGCTGTCCAATCTATTCTTTCTAAAATCATGCAAGATGCTAATGTCGTAATTAATGATTCTGATTTATCTACTGCAATGGACAGCTATCTTAAAAAAGCTGACACATCTGCTAAGGAATCAGAAAAGACAGAACCTGCAGCTGATTCTGAAAGTGCTAAATAA